The genomic window ATCATCAGGTGCAACTCGTTGGCCATTTCAATGATGTGAGGGATAACGCGCCCCGAGGCGGAATCAGATCCGATGGCGTCTACGAAGGATTTGTCGATTTTAAGAACGTCGAGCGGCAGAGAGTGGAGTACCGAGAGGCTTGAATAGCCTGTACCGAAGTCATCCACAGCGATAGTGTGTCCACTGGAGCGCGCCTGGGTGAGCGAGTTGCGCGCCATGTCCGGATGGATGAAAACGCGTTCGGTGGTTTCCAGCCAGATGCGGTCCGGCTCAATGCCATTGGTCTGGAGCAGACTTAACAGGAAGGGAAGCGGGCGACCCGTTTCGGCGTCGCGGGCGCAAAGGTTGATGGAGACATGGCACCCTGTGTCGGTCTGCAGCAGCTCCCGCATATCCTCCACCACGCGCTCCATGATGATGTCCGTGATGGCGCAGATCAGCCCGCTTTGTTCTGCCAGCGGGATGAACATATTCGGCGCGATCATGCTGCCGTCCGGACGTTTCCAGCGGGCGAGCGCTTCTGCACCCACGCAACGACCGGTATTCAGTTCCACAATAGGCTGATAGTGGGCGATGAACTCGCGCTTGCGGACTGCAATCTCAAGCTCTGCCAGCGGAGATAGACGGCGGCGAAGCGCCAAGAAAACCGCCACAACAATCAGAACGCCCAGGAGCATGCCCAGGGGGAGAAGAACGTTGCGCTCGCGCTTGAAATCATTTTCCGCGTAGCTGTGCTTCTCCATCGCAACTGCGATCCAGTCGGGCGTCCGGTAGCTGGAGTAAATCAGCTCGTGCGATTCGCCGGGACCAGTTTGCACCAGGGCCTGATGCAGCAGTTCAGGATCAGGATTGTTCAAGGTGGAAATGACCTGACCTTTTCCGTTGGCCAGGGCAAGTGACATCTCGTTGTCGACCAGCACGTCCACCATGAATGCCGGATCGACCATCACGTTGTGATCGCCGTATTCCAGGCCGACGGCAAAATTCCCGTGGCTCACCTTTGGGCGCACGTGCATATGTATGCCAATGCCGTCTGTGGTGAAGTAGTTCGTCGGGCGACGAGCAATGGTGGTGTCGACGATTCCCCAGGAAGTGCAGGCAAGGTGATCGCCTTGATAGAAGCCCATCTCGCCCACAGTGCGGTGGGACATTACGTCGAATCGCATAGCAGCGATGTGAGCAGAGGAGCAGTCGTGAAAGCCCTGGCGGTCAATGTCCTTGAGCGCGGCAGTGGCATCCTGCATCGTTTTCTGGGTGCGCTCAATAGTCCACTGCGCATATTCCGTCAGATGGCGCTGCTCTGCCTGTACCGAGCGCGCACGGCTGATGAAATACAACGTGACCGGCGGCACAGAGGCAGCAAGGCAGGCAAACAGGACTGCTCCGGTGATGAGCTTCCAACGAGTCAATACGACCTATCCGAGATAAGAGAAGTAGCTCGAGAGTTATCCCGTTGGGCGATGTATATCACGACCGTGTGACATCAGAGACGACTTTCGTACGGCAGTAACAAGCAAAAACAATGCGCATGAACTTTGTGCGTTCATGCGCATTGAAGTTTCAGAGTTTTGCAGAAGCTACTTCATGTTGTCTTCAAACCACGCAATGGTACGGGCTGTGCGGTCCTGCGAGTGCAGCGGATTAGAGAAGCCGTGGCCTTCATTGGGATAGACCACAAGTTCTGTCTTCTTTCCGAGAGCCTTCAACGCGTGCCACATCTCGTAGCTTTGCGGTGCGGGGCATTCACCGTCACGGTCGCCAACAAGGATGAGTAGTGGGGTCTCCACGTTCTTGATGAAGTTGATCGCGGAGGATTTTGCGTACGCTTCCGGCGCGTCATAGACGCTTGCTCCGAAGAACGGAACCATCCATTGATCGATGGAGTTTTCGCCGTAATAGCTCTGCCAGTTGCTGATCCCTGCACCTGCAACTGCAGCGCGGAAGCGATGCGTCTGCGTGATGGCGAACATGCTCATGAAGCCGCCGTAGCTCCAACCGGTAAGGCCCAGGCGATGGTCGTCGACCGAGTATTGCTTCTCAACCGTGTCGACGCCCTTCAGGATGTCGCGAAGATCACCATAACCAAAGTCCTTGCGATTGGCCTGTACGAACGCTTCACCCTGGCCGAAGGAGCCGCGTGGATTGGCCGTGAAGTAGAAGTAGCCAAGGTGTGCGTAGAGGCCTGCTCCCGCACCACCGAACGACGGACCAGCCTGCGCCGAAGGGCCGCCGTGAACGCTGACGATCATGGGGTACTTCTTTGCTGCGTCATAGTTCTCAGGAAGCGTGAGCCAACCTTGCACGTGGTAGCCCTCGTTGTCCCATTCCAGAGAAAGAGTCTTCGTGGCGGGCTTGGTAGCGTTCGTGTTCAGGTGCGTGACGGCATTGGCTCCATGCGTGGTGCCGATGTAAACCTCGGGTGCCTGTTCCGGGCCTGCGGAGACGAAGGCTGCGATCTTCGCCGTGGTTGAGAACGAGAAGGACGCAGCAGCGCGACCGCTTGCGACCGATTGCTGTGCTGTCCAGAGTTGGAGAACCTCGGTCTTGTTGGTGCCCAGAATGCCCAGGTGTGTCTTGCCGGATTGATATGCGGAAAACAGGATGTGGTCAGGGTCGGCCCATCCGAGATAAACGGGTGTGTCCTTGCGACCGGGTGTCAGGTTCTGCAGGCCATTGCCATCTGCGCCCATCAGGTAGACGTCGCCGCCCGTGGAACCCTGGTCAGACATCAAGCCGCCAATGAACGCGATGTTCTTGCCGTCTGGCGAATAGCGGGGCACGGCGATCTGCAGACCGTGGAGTGAACCGCCAACCGTCACAGGATTCAGGATGGACTTTGCCGCATCGGGTTGGCCGGCGGGCGCGGTGTACATCTGCGCAATCCACCAGGTGTTTTCGCCCGGCGGGTTGGAGGCGACGAAAGCGATGTGCTTGGCGTCGGGCGCCCAGTCGTATTCATACGCGTGAAGAGTCTTGGGCGTGAGGATGCTGAGGTTGCCGGTATGCGCGTCTGCTGCAGCCACCCACTGAATCTCAACGCCGTCCTGGCCAACGATGCCTGCTGGCGGTTTCATGGCAGCGAGAGCGCCTGCGGAGCGCGTGGCGTTCTCTACATAAAGGAAGGCGATGGACGAACCATCAGGAGCCCAGGCAGGCGAAGTGAGCGTGCCTTTGATGTGGGTGAGCTGCTTTACTGCTCCATCGGTGGAGCGCAGCCAGAGTTGCGGCTGTCCGTCGGCGCAGGTGGCCACGAAGGCGAGCGTCTGGCCATCGGGCGACCAGCGGGGAGCGCTGCTGGAACAGCCTTCGCCAGCGGTGATCGCGGGTTCCGTGGGATTGGGCGCGAGCGCTTCGCTGATGTGAAGCTGCATGCCGCTGCGCCCGCGGCCATTGCGTCCACCGCCTGCTGCGGTGGGTTCGGCGGCGACCAGCCACGCGAGCTTCTTACCGTCGGGCGAGAGCTCGACCGCGCCGATCTGGCGGACAGGCGTGCCGCCGCGCTGTGCCTGCTCATACTCAGCGATGCGCGGATCGGGACGGTCGAAGAACTTCATCTCCGGCGTGAAGACGTTGGTGGTCTCGCTGCCTGGGCGCTGGGCTGTGGCAGAGAAGAAAAGGCTGGTGGCGGCAAGGGCCGCGGTGGCGAACAATCTGGTGCGCATGGAGAGAAGGCTAGCAGAGAGCGCGGCAGTATTTGCAGTGGGAAATGTGGGCTCACACCAAACTGGCATGGGCCTGTAAACGAGGGGCGGTTAAGATGACAGCGTTAACACCAAAAATCTACGAACGATGGGGCAGAGCAGTTGAGTACGCTCATGTTTGCGGTTCGCCGCGTGATGGAATTTGGCGCTTTTGCGCTGTTTTGCAACGGTGCGGTGGCGCAGGTGGTGTTGCCAGAAAAGACTGCGCTGGAGATACGACTGACGGAGCGTGTGGCCACGCATACGTCAAAAGAAGGTTCTCCTGTACGGGCCATCCTCGCGGCTCCTGTACTGCAGGGCGACAAGGTGGTGCTGCCGCTGGGCAGCAAGGTGGAAGGCCGCGTCGTTCATCTGAACAGTGTGGGGCTTGGTCTGAAGCATGAGACTTCATCCATCGGCCTGGCGATGGATCGGATTGTCCTGCCCGACGGCACAGTGGTGCCCATCACCGCGAAGGTGGCGCAGATTGAGAATTCGCGCGAGGTAGTACAGAAGAACGGGCGCATTTCCGGCGTGCGATCGACCGGAACGTTGAGTCATAAGGCTTCGGGTGCGGCGGGAACGCTGGCGTTCAGCAATCCGATCGCGTTGATATTTATCACGACATCATCCGCGTCGTTGCTGCGCTTCTCCGACCCGGAAATTTCGCTACCGGCCAATGCGGAATTGATTTTGCTGACAACGGCTCCCATACAGGTGGGAACTGGAGTTGAGCCGGGAGTCACTCCAGTTGCGCAGGATGAGGCAGCTTCAACGAAGCTGCAGGAGATGATTCACAAACAGCCGTTCCGCACGATGACGTCGCCAAAGCCGGTGCCGTCCGACATGACGAACCTCATGCTGATCGGCAAAGCCGATGCGATACACCGCGCTTTCGAGGCTGCTGGATGGATGCAGGTGGATGACCTCACGGCGACGTCGACCTATCAGACAATCCGTTCCATCTCAGAGGAGGAAGCCTATCACCGGGCTCCCATGTCGTTGCTCACGCTGGATGGCCAGAAGCCCACGTACGCATTGGCGAAGACGCTGGATACCTTTTCCAAGCGGCATCATCTGCGCGTATTTGCTACGAACGATCAATGGGACGGCGAGCAGGTGTGGGTCTCTTCGTCGACGCAGGATATCGGCATTGGATTCTCTGCTGACCAGAAGACGTTCATTCACCAGATCGACCACAATATTGACCACGAGCGTACGAAGGTTGTGAATGACCTGATGCTGACTGGCTGCGTCACCGCGTTGAACCTGGTGGCGAGGCCGTGGCTACCGGAGCATCCGAAGAACGGCACCGGCGAAGAGATTGTGACGGATGGCCGGATTGCCGTGATCAAGCTGAATGATTGCGCAGCCCCACTTAATGTTCCGGCGAAGGATCAGACGGCGGAGCTTCCCGTGCATCCCAACGTTGCTACCAAGGCGACGCGTCAGACCACGTTGACCTTGCGGAATATGTTGCTGCGCGACAACCTTGCAGTGACCGCGTATGGCGGAGTGAAGCAGGGCCTGGGCCTGAAGCATCCGAAGCCTCCTGAGCAGCCTATTCCGACGGAATCTGTAATCGACATGGATCGGTATGCCATCGGGCAGTCGGACACTGCGGCTCCTGAGGCGAGTCCGCAGGAACCGATCAAGCCAGGGCTTCCCGTAGGCACTCTCGCTGTGACCAAATCGGGGCTGCCGCGCTATACGGTGGAGCTCGGAGTGCACAGCGGATATGCCGGATACTCCGGCGGCAATGGCGGCTCAGTGGGCTACGTGTTCCTGCCAGACAATCTCAATGATCCGGTGTACATCACTGCTCTTGGTAACGAGCATTTTGCGGGATGGAACCTTGGCGGATCGGTGACGCTGAACACGCGCGAGCACTTCTCGCATGAGTTCACGTTTGACTACAACCGAACCCCGTTCGAGGTGCAGTTTGTGGATCTGAATCTGGCGACCGGACCGGACGAAACCGACCCGGTGACGGAAGCAGAGTTTGGGTTTGAGGAGTCGACGCTCTCCACAACGGAGTTCGGGTACAACTTGCAGTACCACCTGACGCGACGGGATTCGCGCTGGCGACCGTACGTCTTTGCCGGGCCTTCCGTGCGGTTGATGCACCTGACGGACGCGCCCATCACCAAGGCGTCTCCGTGGTTCAAGCTGGGGCTCAGCACGGTGGGTATCCTGACCGCCGCGTGGAAATATGGCACAACCCCACCCCTGGAGGGAGGCGGTGTCTTCCAGGTGGGCCTGCAATATGGCGGCGGTGTGAAGTATCGGGTGTCGCGGCGGGTGCTGGTGCGGGCGGACTATAAAGAGACGCTGACTGGCCAGCCGGATTTCTGGTCAAAGTCGAAGAACGATATCTTCGATCCGAACGAACTGCCGGGCTACACCCTGGAAATCATTGGCCCCTTTAACGAGGGAGTCATGCGCCAGCAGCGGGCGACAATGGGCATCTCTTTTGTGTTTTAAGAACTCTCATCGTGCTGTAAGGCCCCACTTGCATGAGTGAAATCCTGATCGCAGTTGGAATTTTTGTTTTGCTGACGACGTCGTCGATGTTGGCGATGTTCGAGAATACGCGGCTGACGATTTCGCATCGGAGCGATGAGACAGCCGCAGCGGTGCGAAACATCACGAGCATCTTTGTTGTGGTGGCATCTCTGGTATTTGGCCTGATGCTCAACTCTGCGAAGAACACCTACGAGACGATCAATGCAAACGTCCACGGATATGCCACGAACCTGATCATTCTGGATCGGATGCTGCGGAGTTATGGGCCTGATGCTGAGTCTGCGCGACTTGCCCTGCGGCGTTATACCGAACAGGCCATTCTTAAGCCAGCGCGAGCCGATGACGTGTTATCGAACACGGGCGATTCCACGGGTCGCACTCTGGAATATGTTGGCGATCTAGTCGCGCGCATTATCCCTGCAGACAGGTACCACGATTCGTTGTTGCAGGATTTGCGCCAGAACTACAACCACATCGTGCAGCAACGGTGGGCGATTGTGGAGCAGTCAGAGGGCAGTACGCCGGGATTGTTGGTGGCGATGCTGGTGGCCTGGCTGGTGGTGATTTTCATCGGTTTTGGATATCGCGCGCCGCGCAATGCCATGGTGATTGGCACCCTGGTACTCTCAGCGCTGCTGATTTCTGGTTCGTTGTACCTGGTGATGGACATGAATGTGCCGTTCAAAGGGCCCATTCAGGTTTCTGACCAGCCGCTACGACGTGCACTGCAAGAAATGGAGCGTCAGTAGATTCCATTGACGCTCCGTACCATTCTTGGTACAGTGGAAGGGTTCTAAGGTTTCCTACCCGTGGTGCGTCTCGACGTGCCTGAGGTGGGAGGAGTTCGCAAGTGCGTCTGAGTTTTGGGTGCGCGGCGTCTCGTCAAGGAAAGCCCATCGCCTCGCCGGCGACTGGTGCAGAGACCCAAAGTTCAGCAACATAAGATACGAAGTTTCAGGGAGTTATCGTGCCTACGTTTCATCAGCTTGTGAAAAAGGGCCGCAAGGCGCCGAACTATAAGACGGCTAGCCCGGCACTGCAGGGATCCCCGCAGCGCCGTGGTGTGTGCACCCGTGTGTACACCCAGACGCCGAAGAAGCCGAACTCGGCGCTCCGTAAGGTAGCGCGTGTTCGTTTGACCAACGGAATCGAAGTCACTTCGTATATTCCGGGTGAAGGCCACAACCTGCAGGAGCACTCGATTGTGCTGATCCGCGGTGGCCGTGTGAAGGATCTGCCGGGTGTGCGTTACCACATCGTTCGCGGCACGCTGGATAGCGTGGGCGTGGCGAAGCGTACGCAGAGCCGCTCGAAGTACGGCGCAAAGCGTCCGAAGCAGGCAGCAAAGTAAATTAACGATCCGTCCGAACTATGGACGGACCCAAGCCCAGGTTGCTTGAGAAGTCTACGGCGCTGGGGGAAGAAGAAAGAAGAGAACGATGCCACGTAAAGGTCATATTGCAAAGCGCGAGGTAGCTCCGGATCCGGTATACGGTTCCACCCTCGTAACGAAGTTTGTCAACAGCATGATGTGGGGCGGCAAGAAGTCGACTGCGCAGAAGATTTTCTACGCAAGCATGACGGGTCTGGAAGCCAAGGGCGGCGGCGATGACGCTCTTACCCTGTTCAAGAAGGCTGTTGAGAACGTGAAGCCCCTGCTGGAAGTGAAGAGCCGCCGTGTTGGCGGTGCGAACTACCAGGTGCCGATCGAAGTTAACCCCGAGCGCCGCACCTCCCTGGCGATCCGCTGGCTGGTTAGCTACGCACGTTCGCGTGGCGAGAAGGGCATGGTCGACAAGATGACGGCCGAGTTGCTCGACGCTGCGAATGGCCGTGGAGCGGCCATGAAGAAGAAGGAAGACGTACACCGTATGGCTGAGGCGAACCGTGCCTTTGCTCACTACCGCTGGTAGTTACGTCATGGCACTTACGTCTTTCGTAGGTTGCTACAACGCTGTAACACACATGTACTAACTTGGGACCCAGATTCAGGAGTAAGTCAGGCGGGCTGGCTTACTCCTGAAGCTGCGAAGGGCAGCGGAAGCCAATACGTTCCGCAGAAGAGATAAAACACCGTGGCACGCACAATTGCTCTGAATAAATGCCGCAACATCGGCATCATGGCTCACATCGACGCCGGTAAGACGACGACCACCGAGCGCATTCTGTTCTACACCGGTGTTAACCACCGCATTGGCGAAGTGCACGAAGGCACCGCGACGATGGACTGGATGGAGCAGGAGCAGGAGCGCGGCATCACGATCACGTCGGCTGCTACGACGTGCATGTGGAACAACTACCGCATCAACATCATCGATACGCCCGGCCACGTGGACTTCACGGCGGAAGTAGAGCGTTCGCTGCGTGTTCTGGATGGCGCCGTGGCCTGCTTCGATGCAGTTGCCGGTGTGCAGCCCCAGTCGGAGACGGTGTGGCGCCAGGCTACGAAATACAAGGTTCCGCGTATCTGCTTCATCAACAAGATGGACAAGAACGGCGGCGACGCTGAGTACGCAACCGGCACCATCCGTGAGCGCCTCGGCGCGAACGCGATCATGCTGCAGCTCGCGATCGGCGCAGAGGCAAAGTTCGCTGGCGTCATCGACCTGGTGCAGATGAAGGCGATCCTGTGGCACGACGAGACCATGGGCGCTGAGTATTCTGTGGAAGAGATTCCTGCGGCTCAGTTGGAGAAGGCGAAGGAGTTCCGTCAGCACCTGATCGAAGCTGTTGCTGATAGCGACGACGCGCTGATGGAGAAGTACCTTGAAGGCGTCGAGCCGACGCTGGAAGAGCTGAAGGCCGGTATCCGCAAGGCGACCATCGGCATGAAGATCTTCCCGGTCCTGATGGGTTCGTCGTTCAAGAACAAGGGCGTGCAGACGCTGCTGGATGCGGTTATTGATTACCTGCCCAGCCCGCTGGACATTCCTCCGATGATCGGCCGCGATCCGGAAGATCC from Terriglobus sp. TAA 43 includes these protein-coding regions:
- a CDS encoding EAL domain-containing protein encodes the protein MPPVTLYFISRARSVQAEQRHLTEYAQWTIERTQKTMQDATAALKDIDRQGFHDCSSAHIAAMRFDVMSHRTVGEMGFYQGDHLACTSWGIVDTTIARRPTNYFTTDGIGIHMHVRPKVSHGNFAVGLEYGDHNVMVDPAFMVDVLVDNEMSLALANGKGQVISTLNNPDPELLHQALVQTGPGESHELIYSSYRTPDWIAVAMEKHSYAENDFKRERNVLLPLGMLLGVLIVVAVFLALRRRLSPLAELEIAVRKREFIAHYQPIVELNTGRCVGAEALARWKRPDGSMIAPNMFIPLAEQSGLICAITDIIMERVVEDMRELLQTDTGCHVSINLCARDAETGRPLPFLLSLLQTNGIEPDRIWLETTERVFIHPDMARNSLTQARSSGHTIAVDDFGTGYSSLSVLHSLPLDVLKIDKSFVDAIGSDSASGRVIPHIIEMANELHLMIVAEGVEREEQAQYLRERGVACGQGWLFGKPVDPQTFIEYFRTNAQANKDTPQTTVV
- a CDS encoding S9 family peptidase, whose translation is MRTRLFATAALAATSLFFSATAQRPGSETTNVFTPEMKFFDRPDPRIAEYEQAQRGGTPVRQIGAVELSPDGKKLAWLVAAEPTAAGGGRNGRGRSGMQLHISEALAPNPTEPAITAGEGCSSSAPRWSPDGQTLAFVATCADGQPQLWLRSTDGAVKQLTHIKGTLTSPAWAPDGSSIAFLYVENATRSAGALAAMKPPAGIVGQDGVEIQWVAAADAHTGNLSILTPKTLHAYEYDWAPDAKHIAFVASNPPGENTWWIAQMYTAPAGQPDAAKSILNPVTVGGSLHGLQIAVPRYSPDGKNIAFIGGLMSDQGSTGGDVYLMGADGNGLQNLTPGRKDTPVYLGWADPDHILFSAYQSGKTHLGILGTNKTEVLQLWTAQQSVASGRAAASFSFSTTAKIAAFVSAGPEQAPEVYIGTTHGANAVTHLNTNATKPATKTLSLEWDNEGYHVQGWLTLPENYDAAKKYPMIVSVHGGPSAQAGPSFGGAGAGLYAHLGYFYFTANPRGSFGQGEAFVQANRKDFGYGDLRDILKGVDTVEKQYSVDDHRLGLTGWSYGGFMSMFAITQTHRFRAAVAGAGISNWQSYYGENSIDQWMVPFFGASVYDAPEAYAKSSAINFIKNVETPLLILVGDRDGECPAPQSYEMWHALKALGKKTELVVYPNEGHGFSNPLHSQDRTARTIAWFEDNMK
- a CDS encoding LssY C-terminal domain-containing protein, encoding MFAVRRVMEFGAFALFCNGAVAQVVLPEKTALEIRLTERVATHTSKEGSPVRAILAAPVLQGDKVVLPLGSKVEGRVVHLNSVGLGLKHETSSIGLAMDRIVLPDGTVVPITAKVAQIENSREVVQKNGRISGVRSTGTLSHKASGAAGTLAFSNPIALIFITTSSASLLRFSDPEISLPANAELILLTTAPIQVGTGVEPGVTPVAQDEAASTKLQEMIHKQPFRTMTSPKPVPSDMTNLMLIGKADAIHRAFEAAGWMQVDDLTATSTYQTIRSISEEEAYHRAPMSLLTLDGQKPTYALAKTLDTFSKRHHLRVFATNDQWDGEQVWVSSSTQDIGIGFSADQKTFIHQIDHNIDHERTKVVNDLMLTGCVTALNLVARPWLPEHPKNGTGEEIVTDGRIAVIKLNDCAAPLNVPAKDQTAELPVHPNVATKATRQTTLTLRNMLLRDNLAVTAYGGVKQGLGLKHPKPPEQPIPTESVIDMDRYAIGQSDTAAPEASPQEPIKPGLPVGTLAVTKSGLPRYTVELGVHSGYAGYSGGNGGSVGYVFLPDNLNDPVYITALGNEHFAGWNLGGSVTLNTREHFSHEFTFDYNRTPFEVQFVDLNLATGPDETDPVTEAEFGFEESTLSTTEFGYNLQYHLTRRDSRWRPYVFAGPSVRLMHLTDAPITKASPWFKLGLSTVGILTAAWKYGTTPPLEGGGVFQVGLQYGGGVKYRVSRRVLVRADYKETLTGQPDFWSKSKNDIFDPNELPGYTLEIIGPFNEGVMRQQRATMGISFVF
- a CDS encoding DUF4239 domain-containing protein, with product MSEILIAVGIFVLLTTSSMLAMFENTRLTISHRSDETAAAVRNITSIFVVVASLVFGLMLNSAKNTYETINANVHGYATNLIILDRMLRSYGPDAESARLALRRYTEQAILKPARADDVLSNTGDSTGRTLEYVGDLVARIIPADRYHDSLLQDLRQNYNHIVQQRWAIVEQSEGSTPGLLVAMLVAWLVVIFIGFGYRAPRNAMVIGTLVLSALLISGSLYLVMDMNVPFKGPIQVSDQPLRRALQEMERQ
- the rpsL gene encoding 30S ribosomal protein S12 encodes the protein MPTFHQLVKKGRKAPNYKTASPALQGSPQRRGVCTRVYTQTPKKPNSALRKVARVRLTNGIEVTSYIPGEGHNLQEHSIVLIRGGRVKDLPGVRYHIVRGTLDSVGVAKRTQSRSKYGAKRPKQAAK
- the rpsG gene encoding 30S ribosomal protein S7, whose translation is MPRKGHIAKREVAPDPVYGSTLVTKFVNSMMWGGKKSTAQKIFYASMTGLEAKGGGDDALTLFKKAVENVKPLLEVKSRRVGGANYQVPIEVNPERRTSLAIRWLVSYARSRGEKGMVDKMTAELLDAANGRGAAMKKKEDVHRMAEANRAFAHYRW